A window of the Lactuca sativa cultivar Salinas chromosome 5, Lsat_Salinas_v11, whole genome shotgun sequence genome harbors these coding sequences:
- the LOC111898549 gene encoding nucleobase-ascorbate transporter 1, with protein MADISHPPMEQLQDLEYCIDSNPPWPETILLAFQNYILMLGTSVMIPSLLVPLMGGSDGDKARVIQTLLFVAGINTLLQTLFGTRLPAVVGGSFAYVMPILYIINDSSLQRIPDHHDRFIQTMRAIQGALIVASSIQIVAGYSQLWGLFSRFFSPLGMAPVVGLVGLGLFQRGFPMLGNCVEIGLPMLLLVIGVSQYLKHTKLLKEVPIFERFPVLICISVIWIYSIILTASGAYRNRPNATQISCRTDRANLISTAPWFKFPYPLQWGPPTFSVGHSFAMMSSVLVSMAESTGAYKAASRLAIATPPPAYVLSRGIGWQGIGVLLDGLYGTGTGSTVSVENVGLLGLTRVGSRRVVQISAGFMIFFSILGKFGAVFASIPFPIYAALYCVLFGLVGAVGLSFLQFTNMNSMRNLIIIGLSLFLGISIPQYFNEYVTLHHGLVRTNAGWFNAFLNTIFSSPPTVGMMVAVFLDNTLDVVNSKKDRGMPWWVKFRTFRGDNRNEEFYTLPFNLNRFFPPT; from the exons ATGGCGGACATAAGTCACCCGCCCATGGAACAACTTCAAGACCTGGAGTACTGTATAGACTCCAATCCGCCATGGC CCGAAACAATTCTATTAGCATTTCAAAACTACATTCTTATGCTTGGAACAAGTGTAATGATCCCTTCACTACTAGTCCCTTTGATGGGTGGATCAGAT GGTGATAAGGCGCGTGTTATACAAACATTACTATTTGTAGCTGGGATCAACACACTTCTTCAAACACTATTTGGAACCAGGTTACCTGCTGTTGTTGGAGGCTCATTTGCTTATGTTATGCCCATACTTTACATCATAAATGATTCATCTCTGCAACGAATCCCCGATCATCATGAT AGATTTATACAAACAATGCGAGCTATTCAAGGAGCTTTAATCGTTGCTTCCAGCATTCAAATTGTTGCTGGTTATAGCCAGCTTTGGGGTCTCTTCTCGAG aTTTTTCAGCCCACTTGGCATGGCCCCTGTTGTTGGTTTAGTTGGTTTAGGGCTTTTTCAGCGTGGATTTCCCATG CTAGGAAATTGTGTGGAAATCGGGTTGCCTATGCTACTTTTAGTCATTGGAGTTTCAcag TATTTAAAGCACACAAAACTACTGAAAGAGGTTCCGATTTTTGAGAGGTTTCCTGTATTGATATGCATATCAGTTATATGGATCTATTCAATCATACTAACAGCTAGTGGAGCATATAGAAATAGACCAAATGCAACTCAAATAAGTTGTAGAACAGATAGAGCAAATCTCATATCCACTGCTCCATG GTTTAAGTTTCCATACCCGTTACAGTGGGGTCCACCTACTTTTTCAGTTGGCCATTCGTTCGCGATGATGTCTTCAGTTCTTGTGTCAATGGCTGAG TCAACTGGTGCTTACAAGGCTGCATCAAGGCTGGCAATTGCAACTCCACCTCCTGCTTATGTACTTAGCAGAGGCATTGGCTGGCAG gGAATAGGTGTGCTTCTAGATGGTCTTTATGGAACAGGAACTGGATCCACAGTGTCAGT GGAAAACGTGGGTCTTCTTGGATTAACCAGAGTTGGGAGTCGAAGAGTTGTTCAGATTTCTGCTGGTTTCATGATTTTTTTCTCCATATTAG GGAAATTTGGAGCAGTTTTTGCATCCATACCATTTCCCATATATGCAGCATTGTATTGTGTTCTTTTTGGGCTTGTAG GTGCAGTTGGATTATCGTTTCTTCAGTTCACCAACATGAATTCCATGAGAAACCTGATAATCATCGGGCTTTCTCTGTTTCTTGGAATTTCAATACCTCAATATTTCAATGAGTATGTAACTCTACATCATGGGCTAGTTCGCACAAATGCTGGTTGG TTTAATGCGTTCTTGAATACGATATTCTCATCACCACCAACAGTAGGGATGATGGTGGCAGTGTTTCTTGACAACACATTGGatgtggtgaattcaaagaaagaTAGAGGGATGCCATGGTGGGTGAAGTTCAGAACATTTAGAGGGGATAACAGGAATGAAGAGTTTTATACGTTGCCATTCAATCTAAACAGATTCTTTCCACCAACATAA
- the LOC128126019 gene encoding protein Ycf2-like has product MMQNGTCSILDQRFLYEKDESEFEEGDERQQIEEDLFNHIVWAPRIWRPWGFLFDCIERPNELGFPYWSRSFRGKRIVYDEEDELQENDSEFLQSGTVQYQTRDISSKEQGLFRISQFIWDPADPLFFLFKAQPFVSVFSHRELFADEEMSKGLLTPQKNRPTSLYKRWFIKKTQEKHFELLINRQRWLRTNRSLSNGSFRSNTLSESYQYLSNLFLSNGTLLDQMTKALLRKRWLFPDEMQIGFMEQDKDFPFLSQKDMWP; this is encoded by the coding sequence ATGATGCAAAATGGAACTTGTTCTATCCTTGATCAGAGATTTCTCTATGAAAAAGACGAATCAGAGTTTGAAGAGGGGGACGAGCGACAACAGATAGAGGAGGATTTATTCAATCACATAGTTTGGGCTCCTAGAATATGGCGCCCTTGGGGCTTTCTATTTGATTGTATCGAAAGGCCCAATGAATTGGGATTTCCCTATTGGTCCAGGTCATTTCGGGGCAAGCGGATCGTTTATGATGAAGAGGATGAGCTTCAAGAGAATGATTCGGAGTTCTTGCAGAGTGGAACCGTGCAGTACCAGACACGAGATATATCTTCCAAAGAACAAGGCCTTTTTCGAATAAGCCAATTCATTTGGGACCCTGCAGATCCACTCTTTTTCCTATTCAAAGCTCAGCCCTTTGTCTCTGTGTTTTCACATCGAGAATTATTTGCAGATGAAGAAATGTCAAAGGGGCTTCTTACTCCCCAAAAAAATCGTCCTACATCTCTATATAAACGTTGGTTTATCAAGAAGACGCAAGAAAAGCACTTCGAATTGTTGATTAATCGCCAGAGATGGCTTAGAACCAATCGTTCATTATCTAATGGATCTTTCCGTTCTAATACTCTATCCGAGAGTTATCAGTATTTATCAAATCTGTTCCTATCTAACGGAACACTATTGGATCAAATGACAAAGGCATTGTTGAGAAAAAGATGGCTTTTCCCGGATGAAATGCAAATTGGATTCATGGAACAGGATAAGGATTTCCCATTCCTTAGCCAGAAAGATATGTGGCCATGA